One Desulfolucanica intricata genomic region harbors:
- a CDS encoding metal-sensitive transcriptional regulator: MNKDKKACPSCSHKTDRQERKSHHSEKTIKELSNRMNRIEGQIRGIKGMIERHVYCDDILNQIASVQAALNGVSKLLLEKHMKSCVLEQLEAGEVEVVDEVLKTIFRMMK; this comes from the coding sequence ATGAATAAAGATAAGAAAGCATGTCCGAGCTGCTCACATAAAACAGACAGGCAGGAACGGAAAAGCCACCATAGTGAAAAAACTATTAAAGAGCTATCGAACCGAATGAACCGGATCGAAGGTCAAATTCGGGGAATTAAAGGAATGATTGAAAGGCATGTCTATTGTGACGATATTCTTAATCAAATCGCTTCAGTACAGGCCGCACTAAATGGCGTTTCCAAACTTTTGCTGGAAAAACACATGAAATCCTGTGTTTTAGAGCAACTTGAAGCCGGGGAAGTGGAAGTAGTGGATGAAGTACTGAAAACGATTTTTAGGATGATGAAATAA